The Brevibacillus brevis genome contains a region encoding:
- a CDS encoding YcdB/YcdC domain-containing protein yields the protein MKFPSDEEVLQEFQNRPDAVPRSEFLHTLERKLVEVDQIYRSRSKTRRTTIRLGLTAAVVLAVFLLAPIFTRIITNPESVVTTQPEAPLVLKGQQLELTEVSPAAMQTLEKLFNLVPELKTLEPEVIGKEDGVYEIIFYQTVQGKERRYASVEMVAVTGKISNYENEKAMNEEAPSPTEEQAKQMSAAFLQTLLGDEFKQYQVSQNTNNDWSSVAYTRYENGLPVFLDRYFVGVNSKGVTYVNTPEGALPPVSSEAFPKPGTFLSEEEVIAKVATLIELTYSLERDTGKPLLTYSLETTGYFHAETGEDVESVSSHTSRYSDLIAVKPGGKKLAARDADEVAKVMAEEFGIDMNGVSFEADERILPDKKGVEGTLYKSSGGTEKIMVYTNNKELTGFQIRGKIETASSTKHNNKPANAKLTYEEAKEKAVQFLEPYLDSSVKELKIDESQIMMPTSTAYSFRFFALHDGVVVTDQNYLVNVDGQTGQIVNFMDYFIKPIGPFPDFDTAISREEAAKQFLQSHPVELGYILPLEKETLQLRPLPVYSVDTRAYFLLDAISGKLVK from the coding sequence ATGAAATTTCCTAGCGATGAAGAAGTGTTACAGGAATTTCAAAACAGACCGGATGCAGTCCCCCGCAGCGAGTTTTTGCACACATTGGAAAGAAAGCTTGTCGAGGTTGATCAAATCTATCGAAGCAGAAGCAAAACTAGACGCACGACAATCCGACTGGGATTAACCGCAGCGGTCGTTCTCGCGGTCTTTTTGCTGGCGCCGATTTTTACCCGCATCATTACCAATCCGGAGTCGGTTGTGACGACTCAGCCAGAAGCTCCACTTGTGTTAAAGGGTCAGCAGCTGGAGCTTACGGAAGTATCCCCTGCCGCCATGCAAACCTTGGAAAAGCTATTTAATCTTGTTCCTGAACTAAAAACGCTGGAACCCGAGGTCATCGGAAAAGAAGATGGGGTCTATGAGATTATCTTCTATCAAACGGTGCAAGGAAAAGAACGGCGGTACGCGTCTGTCGAGATGGTGGCAGTCACGGGGAAAATCAGTAACTACGAAAATGAGAAAGCGATGAATGAGGAAGCCCCTTCGCCTACAGAAGAACAGGCAAAGCAAATGTCTGCTGCCTTTTTACAAACGCTGTTGGGAGACGAATTCAAGCAATACCAAGTAAGTCAGAATACCAATAATGATTGGAGTAGCGTTGCGTACACTCGCTATGAAAATGGGCTGCCGGTATTTTTGGACCGCTATTTCGTTGGTGTCAACAGTAAGGGAGTCACATATGTAAATACACCTGAAGGTGCACTACCCCCTGTATCGTCAGAGGCATTTCCGAAACCGGGCACGTTTTTGTCCGAAGAAGAGGTGATCGCAAAAGTGGCAACGCTCATAGAGCTGACCTATTCATTAGAGAGAGATACAGGTAAACCGTTGTTAACGTATTCTCTTGAGACGACAGGGTATTTTCATGCGGAGACAGGAGAAGATGTTGAGAGTGTCTCCTCACATACGAGCCGTTACTCTGACCTGATTGCTGTCAAGCCAGGAGGTAAAAAGCTGGCGGCTAGGGATGCGGATGAAGTAGCGAAAGTAATGGCAGAGGAGTTCGGGATTGACATGAATGGGGTTAGCTTTGAGGCAGATGAGCGTATATTGCCTGACAAGAAAGGTGTGGAAGGGACTCTCTACAAGTCCTCGGGTGGAACAGAAAAGATTATGGTTTATACGAATAACAAGGAGCTAACAGGCTTCCAAATTCGCGGGAAAATCGAGACGGCTAGTTCAACAAAGCATAATAACAAGCCTGCAAATGCAAAGCTTACGTATGAAGAGGCAAAGGAAAAAGCCGTTCAGTTTTTGGAGCCTTATTTGGACAGTAGTGTGAAGGAACTGAAGATCGATGAGAGTCAGATCATGATGCCTACTTCAACAGCGTATAGCTTTCGTTTTTTCGCCCTGCATGATGGCGTAGTCGTCACTGACCAGAATTACCTCGTCAATGTAGATGGGCAGACAGGACAGATTGTGAATTTCATGGACTATTTTATCAAGCCGATTGGACCTTTCCCGGATTTTGATACGGCCATATCGAGGGAAGAAGCAGCCAAGCAATTTTTGCAGAGTCACCCTGTTGAATTGGGTTACATACTGCCTTTAGAAAAGGAGACGCTGCAGCTAAGACCACTTCCGGTTTATTCCGTAGACACGAGGGCTTATTTCTTGCTTGATGCGATATCAGGAAAGTTAGTCAAGTAG
- a CDS encoding MBL fold metallo-hydrolase, producing the protein MKFQMVNHASFLWEHDSIKLMTDPWLTGTAFDNGWGLLAKTRFTPEDFAEITHIWFSHEHPDHFHPQSLRTIPEEYRRRITILYQQSADKKVIEWCRAFGFQQVIELSPDKWYSLSDDVSVLCRPFPVGDSWLCIKTPDMTILNLNDCEVSTTQEAKDILNRVGDIDLLWTQFSYAGWAGNKEDFLLRKKRAMEKLARVRKQVEVLQPLYVIPFASFAWFCHDENYYMNDAINKVDRVYRLLQEETDAIPIILYPGDTWTPYEAHDPEKALALYARDYEKMASSPTLLPSVKIEPDRLFQAGLDFKEQIRKNNHSLFLSIVRPVTFYLSDYQKTFCFSLADGLIESPCDPLDCDVELSSEALHYCFTHLWGWSTLRINGRLQAPKGRNARFKRFVMLGHVAQLNNFGIYMGWNWAFVRFAVNYVGEKIRNRYMTTHNI; encoded by the coding sequence ATGAAATTTCAAATGGTCAACCACGCTTCGTTTCTATGGGAACATGATTCCATCAAATTAATGACCGATCCTTGGCTAACGGGAACTGCCTTTGATAACGGCTGGGGCTTGTTAGCCAAGACCCGCTTCACCCCTGAGGATTTTGCCGAGATTACGCATATATGGTTTTCTCATGAGCATCCGGATCATTTTCATCCACAGAGTCTTCGAACCATACCCGAGGAGTATCGCAGACGAATCACGATCCTCTACCAGCAGTCAGCCGATAAAAAAGTGATCGAATGGTGCCGTGCCTTTGGCTTTCAGCAAGTCATTGAGCTCTCCCCGGACAAATGGTACTCCTTATCCGACGATGTTTCTGTCTTGTGTCGGCCATTTCCGGTCGGCGATTCCTGGCTGTGCATCAAGACACCTGACATGACGATCCTGAATCTGAACGATTGCGAGGTCAGCACCACCCAAGAAGCGAAGGATATCCTTAACCGTGTCGGTGACATCGATCTATTATGGACGCAATTCTCGTATGCGGGCTGGGCAGGGAACAAGGAAGACTTCCTACTCCGCAAAAAAAGAGCCATGGAAAAGCTCGCCCGGGTGAGAAAACAGGTGGAAGTCCTTCAGCCTCTCTACGTGATTCCCTTCGCCAGCTTCGCCTGGTTTTGTCACGACGAAAACTATTACATGAATGATGCAATCAATAAAGTAGATAGAGTGTACCGCCTCCTGCAGGAAGAAACGGATGCCATCCCAATTATTTTGTATCCCGGCGATACGTGGACGCCATATGAAGCTCATGATCCTGAGAAGGCGCTCGCCCTCTACGCACGAGACTATGAGAAGATGGCTTCCTCTCCCACTCTTCTTCCTTCGGTCAAAATCGAACCGGACAGGCTCTTCCAGGCTGGCTTGGACTTCAAGGAACAGATACGGAAAAATAATCATTCGCTGTTTCTCTCTATCGTTCGGCCCGTTACCTTTTATTTGTCAGACTATCAAAAGACTTTTTGCTTTTCCCTAGCCGATGGGTTGATCGAATCCCCATGCGATCCACTCGATTGTGATGTGGAGCTGTCATCTGAAGCCCTGCATTATTGCTTCACCCATTTGTGGGGATGGAGTACGCTGCGCATCAATGGAAGACTGCAAGCTCCGAAAGGTCGGAATGCCCGTTTCAAGCGCTTTGTCATGCTCGGGCATGTCGCACAGCTGAACAATTTTGGTATTTATATGGGATGGAACTGGGCGTTTGTCCGTTTTGCGGTAAATTATGTGGGAGAGAAGATTCGCAACCGCTATATGACGACACACAATATATGA
- a CDS encoding NAD(P)H-dependent oxidoreductase, producing the protein MHKDQIIEAYQFRHACKEFDAAKKITTEDFDFIMETARLSPSSFGFEPWNFLVLQDPTLREKLLPVTWGAQKQLPTASHFVIVLARTKQDMAADSEYIQHMMKDTQDLPENVVQQKGAAYDHFLKNDFALFDDERVMFEWASRQTYIALGNMMTSAAMIGIDSCPIEGFAKEKVEDILAAEGLLDRERFGVACMVAFGYRKNEPRTKTRQAKEEIIRFIG; encoded by the coding sequence ATGCATAAAGATCAAATCATAGAAGCTTATCAATTCAGACATGCCTGCAAAGAGTTTGATGCAGCTAAAAAAATTACGACGGAAGACTTTGACTTTATTATGGAGACAGCTCGCCTGTCGCCCAGCTCCTTTGGCTTCGAGCCATGGAACTTCCTTGTGCTGCAAGATCCGACTCTTAGAGAGAAGCTGTTACCCGTCACATGGGGTGCACAAAAACAACTGCCGACCGCAAGCCATTTCGTCATCGTACTGGCGCGGACGAAACAAGATATGGCAGCTGATTCCGAATATATCCAACATATGATGAAAGACACGCAGGACTTGCCGGAAAACGTTGTACAGCAAAAAGGCGCTGCTTACGATCACTTCCTGAAAAACGACTTCGCCCTGTTTGACGACGAGCGAGTCATGTTCGAATGGGCATCCAGACAGACCTATATCGCGCTTGGCAATATGATGACGTCTGCTGCCATGATCGGCATTGATTCGTGCCCCATTGAAGGCTTTGCAAAAGAAAAAGTTGAGGATATCCTTGCGGCCGAGGGACTCCTCGACAGAGAACGCTTCGGCGTCGCTTGCATGGTGGCTTTTGGCTACCGGAAAAATGAGCCCCGTACGAAAACCAGACAAGCGAAAGAAGAGATTATTCGTTTTATTGGGTAA
- a CDS encoding RNA polymerase sigma factor codes for MDAREDRGQQDISGIYRMYSKEVYQYLYHFIGSREAAEDLTQEVFVRVIKSLHRFEERSSMRTWILNIAKHVAIDEYRKKRLQTIFAGTLLKLLPSSEGLPEKELQDKEERTHFENALLQLKPKYRNVIVLRGIREYTVKETAEILGCTEAKVKVDFHRAMKMVKETALHIYEKGDGVHEIS; via the coding sequence TTGGATGCTCGAGAAGATCGAGGTCAGCAAGACATATCAGGGATATACAGGATGTATTCCAAAGAAGTCTATCAGTATCTCTATCATTTTATCGGAAGTCGGGAAGCAGCAGAGGATTTGACCCAAGAGGTGTTTGTGCGCGTCATTAAATCCCTGCACAGGTTTGAGGAGCGCTCGAGTATGCGCACCTGGATTTTGAATATTGCCAAGCATGTCGCGATCGACGAATACAGAAAGAAACGTCTACAGACGATTTTTGCCGGGACATTATTGAAGCTGTTGCCCAGTTCAGAGGGGTTGCCGGAAAAAGAACTGCAGGATAAAGAAGAACGCACTCATTTTGAAAATGCGCTGCTGCAATTGAAGCCGAAATACCGAAATGTCATCGTGTTGCGGGGAATCAGAGAGTATACAGTCAAGGAAACAGCAGAAATTCTCGGATGCACAGAGGCGAAGGTCAAGGTAGACTTTCACCGCGCGATGAAGATGGTAAAAGAAACGGCGTTACACATCTATGAAAAGGGGGATGGTGTGCATGAAATTTCCTAG
- a CDS encoding YcdB/YcdC domain-containing protein: MKHTKKLAGTFLMASLLATTPLWLQHQTMTVQAATNQGQEVKLSPAAEKTLQKLYAIQPELKSMDKKMNGPKNGVYELRFDKGIAPGKMELYAMVGLNATTGALHSYENEQEMQKQNNQPSEAIAKQKSAAFLQKLLGDDFKKYKATQTTKGEWDAVTYTRHEHGVPVFTDRYVVGVNSSSVMYVNTFEGAPLRAASSLFAKPGKVMSKEEVTGKVASLMELTYSAHKKETGKPALKYSLESTGYVNAVTGAEIESASSHKSRYSDAIAVKPGGKKFTVSNADEAAKVLTEEFQIKMDGIALETDTHTPADMKGEGETIYKSKGRDGRVTVYTNNNEVTGFQVRGKVEMASATQHGNKPANAQLSYEQAKEKAVQFLQPYLDSSVNELKIDQTKIMMPSATAYSFSFYALHDGVVVTDQHYLVNVDGQSGEIVNFMDYFTKPTAPFPDKKTAISKEAAAKQFLKDRPAVLGYMFPVQDNKVQAKPTLVYSIDTVSSFLLDAVTGKSFK; encoded by the coding sequence GTGAAGCATACAAAGAAATTGGCAGGTACTTTTTTGATGGCAAGCCTGTTGGCGACAACTCCGCTATGGCTGCAACACCAAACGATGACCGTACAAGCTGCGACCAATCAGGGGCAGGAAGTGAAGCTCTCACCAGCAGCAGAAAAAACACTCCAGAAGCTATACGCCATCCAGCCTGAATTAAAAAGCATGGACAAAAAGATGAACGGACCGAAAAACGGCGTGTACGAGCTGCGCTTTGACAAAGGAATTGCCCCAGGCAAGATGGAGCTGTATGCCATGGTGGGCTTGAATGCAACGACAGGAGCTTTGCATAGCTACGAAAACGAACAGGAAATGCAGAAGCAAAACAATCAGCCATCGGAAGCGATTGCCAAACAAAAATCAGCGGCATTTTTGCAAAAGCTCTTGGGCGATGATTTCAAAAAGTACAAAGCCACTCAGACAACAAAGGGCGAATGGGATGCTGTTACCTATACGCGTCACGAACATGGAGTACCTGTTTTCACTGATCGCTATGTCGTTGGCGTCAACAGTTCGAGTGTCATGTACGTGAACACGTTTGAAGGCGCCCCGCTCCGAGCAGCCTCCTCCTTGTTTGCCAAGCCAGGAAAGGTAATGTCCAAAGAAGAAGTGACGGGGAAAGTCGCTTCGCTCATGGAGCTCACGTATTCCGCGCATAAAAAGGAGACAGGAAAGCCTGCCTTGAAATATTCGCTGGAGTCGACCGGATATGTGAATGCCGTCACAGGAGCTGAAATCGAGAGTGCCTCCTCTCATAAAAGCCGCTACTCTGATGCCATAGCGGTCAAGCCAGGCGGCAAAAAGTTCACAGTCAGCAATGCGGATGAAGCTGCGAAGGTACTGACAGAAGAGTTCCAAATCAAGATGGATGGAATCGCGTTAGAGACAGATACGCATACCCCAGCGGATATGAAAGGGGAAGGGGAAACGATTTACAAGTCCAAGGGAAGAGACGGCAGGGTCACGGTCTATACGAACAACAACGAAGTGACCGGCTTCCAAGTCCGAGGAAAAGTCGAGATGGCCAGTGCTACCCAGCATGGCAACAAACCAGCAAATGCCCAGCTTTCGTATGAGCAAGCCAAGGAAAAAGCGGTTCAGTTTTTGCAGCCTTACCTCGACTCCAGTGTAAATGAGCTGAAGATTGATCAGACCAAGATCATGATGCCTTCTGCAACGGCATACAGCTTCAGCTTCTATGCTCTCCATGACGGTGTAGTCGTGACAGATCAGCATTACCTCGTCAACGTAGACGGACAGTCCGGGGAAATCGTGAATTTTATGGACTATTTTACGAAGCCTACTGCTCCGTTCCCGGACAAAAAGACAGCCATTTCCAAAGAAGCTGCCGCTAAACAGTTTTTGAAAGACCGTCCTGCTGTGCTGGGGTACATGTTCCCTGTTCAGGACAACAAGGTGCAAGCAAAGCCGACTCTGGTTTATTCCATCGACACAGTCTCTTCCTTCTTGCTTGATGCGGTAACAGGAAAGTCATTCAAATAA
- a CDS encoding winged helix-turn-helix transcriptional regulator, with translation MKKKPAMRYLLNGKEYPCPIELAVSVFAGRWKVSIICQLFKGKKRYGELKKNIIGVNHKMLAEQLRELEEAGIVKREVYPVVPPKVEYELTELGQGLGPVIEYLREWGEHFQTEEPEESLSTAHGS, from the coding sequence ATGAAGAAGAAACCAGCGATGAGGTACCTATTAAATGGCAAGGAATATCCATGCCCGATCGAGCTTGCCGTCTCGGTTTTTGCGGGACGATGGAAGGTATCAATCATTTGTCAGCTGTTCAAAGGGAAAAAAAGGTACGGAGAGTTAAAGAAAAATATAATCGGTGTGAATCATAAAATGCTGGCAGAACAATTGCGGGAGTTGGAGGAAGCAGGAATCGTCAAGCGTGAAGTGTATCCTGTCGTTCCGCCAAAAGTAGAATACGAGTTAACCGAGCTAGGGCAAGGCTTGGGACCTGTCATTGAGTATTTGCGAGAATGGGGAGAACATTTTCAAACAGAGGAACCAGAAGAGTCTCTATCTACTGCTCACGGGTCCTGA